The Vicinamibacteria bacterium genome has a segment encoding these proteins:
- a CDS encoding aminotransferase class I/II-fold pyridoxal phosphate-dependent enzyme translates to MKLETFVMERTQSVWENRVEVNLAESGVEPMTLGELIDGSNVSDTRLSYPQTNGTEELRDRIADLYPGADADNVVATNGTAEANYVAVTHLVEPGDEVVVMMPNYMQIWGLARSLGARVHKLPLHEEASWGPDLDELRRVVNDRTKLIAVCNPNNPTGAVLSEDAMREIAKIAGSVGAYLLADEVYQGAELDGVLSPTFYGWYDRLIVTSGLSKAYGLPGLRMGWMVADEGTSAELWSYKDYTTIAPGALSDRLATIALEPGTRQRILERTRGILNRQLPLVNELVARHEDRLSLVPPKAGAIAFVRYDWDINSTVLMERVREEKSLLIVPGDHFDIDGYIRIGYGYDEAKLADGLARLSDFLDELN, encoded by the coding sequence AGCTGATCGACGGTTCGAACGTGTCGGATACGCGACTTTCGTACCCGCAGACGAACGGCACCGAGGAGCTGCGCGACCGAATCGCCGACCTCTATCCGGGGGCGGACGCCGATAACGTCGTCGCGACGAACGGGACGGCCGAAGCGAACTATGTGGCAGTGACGCACCTCGTCGAGCCGGGCGACGAGGTCGTCGTGATGATGCCGAACTACATGCAGATCTGGGGTCTCGCCCGCTCGCTGGGAGCAAGGGTTCACAAGCTTCCGCTCCACGAGGAAGCGAGCTGGGGGCCGGATCTCGACGAGCTTCGCCGCGTCGTGAACGACAGGACCAAGCTGATCGCCGTCTGCAACCCCAATAACCCCACGGGCGCGGTCTTGAGCGAAGATGCCATGCGGGAGATCGCGAAAATCGCGGGCAGCGTGGGAGCCTACCTCCTGGCCGATGAGGTCTATCAAGGCGCCGAGCTTGATGGCGTGCTCTCCCCCACCTTCTACGGCTGGTACGATCGTCTCATCGTGACCTCGGGGCTCTCCAAGGCCTACGGGCTTCCCGGCCTGCGAATGGGGTGGATGGTCGCGGACGAGGGCACGTCAGCCGAGCTCTGGTCGTACAAGGACTACACGACCATTGCGCCGGGAGCGCTGTCGGACAGGCTCGCCACCATCGCCCTCGAGCCCGGCACGAGGCAACGCATTCTCGAGAGGACGCGCGGAATCCTGAACCGACAGCTCCCGCTCGTCAACGAGCTGGTCGCGCGACACGAGGATCGCCTGTCTCTCGTTCCCCCGAAGGCAGGCGCCATTGCTTTCGTCCGCTACGACTGGGACATCAACTCGACCGTGCTGATGGAGAGGGTCCGTGAGGAAAAGAGCCTCCTCATCGTCCCCGGCGATCACTTCGACATCGATGGCTACATCCGCATCGGCTACGGCTACGACGAGGCGAAGCTCGCCGATGGACTCGCCCGACTTTCGGATTTCCTCGACGAACTGAATTAG
- a CDS encoding DnaJ family domain-containing protein, whose product MDYLARIAERRIEAALERGELRCPELEGKPLRFDSNAFVPDDLRIAYKLLKDAGFLPPEMELRKEIVTLKELLAAATDGEERVRIARELNRRVLRLNLMFRRAIRGEEAQVALRSPMGTKSRCS is encoded by the coding sequence ATGGATTATCTGGCGCGGATCGCCGAGAGGAGAATCGAGGCGGCTCTCGAGCGAGGAGAGCTCAGATGCCCCGAGCTCGAGGGAAAGCCCCTTCGTTTCGATTCGAATGCCTTCGTCCCCGACGATCTCCGAATCGCCTACAAGTTGCTGAAAGACGCGGGCTTCTTACCTCCGGAGATGGAGCTCAGAAAAGAGATCGTGACTCTGAAAGAGCTGCTCGCTGCGGCGACGGATGGTGAGGAGCGCGTTCGAATTGCCCGCGAGCTGAACCGGCGGGTGCTGCGCTTGAATCTGATGTTCAGGCGGGCGATCCGCGGCGAGGAGGCTCAGGTGGCTTTGCGCTCCCCCATGGGGACGAAGTCCCGCTGCTCGTAG
- a CDS encoding citrate/2-methylcitrate synthase has protein sequence RRLQTYRLIAKMPTLAAFAYRHSIGMRYTYPDNDLRYTKNFLKMMFAMTPSFDADSVLAKALDVLFILHADHEQNCSTSAMRCVGSSESDPYSATAAAAAALYGPLHGGANEAVLRMLNEIGSKEKVPAYIKRVKEGEVRLMGFGHRVYKSYDPRATIIKRTAHEVFEVTGKNPLIDIAVELERIALQEDYFVKRRLYPNVDFYSGIIYEAMGFPVSMFPVLFAIPRTSGWIAQWEEMLTDSEQRIARPQQLYEGYEQRDFVPMGERKAT, from the coding sequence AGACGGCTCCAGACCTATCGCCTGATCGCCAAGATGCCGACGCTCGCGGCGTTCGCCTATCGGCACAGTATCGGCATGCGCTACACCTATCCCGACAACGACCTGCGTTACACCAAGAACTTCCTCAAGATGATGTTTGCGATGACGCCGAGCTTCGACGCCGATTCGGTGCTGGCGAAGGCGCTCGACGTCCTGTTCATCCTTCACGCCGATCACGAGCAGAACTGCTCGACGAGCGCGATGCGTTGCGTCGGTAGCTCGGAATCCGATCCCTACTCGGCGACGGCAGCGGCGGCGGCAGCGCTCTATGGGCCGCTCCACGGTGGAGCCAACGAGGCCGTTCTCCGGATGTTGAACGAGATCGGAAGCAAGGAGAAGGTGCCCGCCTACATCAAACGCGTGAAGGAGGGCGAGGTGCGGCTCATGGGCTTCGGCCATCGGGTCTACAAGAGCTACGATCCCCGCGCCACCATCATCAAGAGAACCGCGCACGAGGTCTTCGAGGTCACGGGGAAGAACCCGCTCATCGATATCGCCGTCGAGCTCGAGCGCATCGCCCTGCAGGAGGACTACTTCGTGAAGCGGCGTCTCTACCCGAACGTCGACTTCTACTCCGGCATCATCTACGAAGCGATGGGTTTTCCCGTGAGCATGTTCCCCGTGCTCTTCGCGATTCCTCGCACGTCGGGCTGGATCGCGCAATGGGAGGAGATGCTGACCGACTCCGAGCAGCGGATCGCCCGGCCGCAGCAGCTCTACGAGGGCTACGAGCAGCGGGACTTCGTCCCCATGGGGGAGCGCAAAGCCACCTGA